TCGCTTAATCCTTTGAGACAATAGTTTACGCTAAAATTAGCAAAACTGATTATGCTCTCCGAAGTCCATGGATAACCCAGACAACAAAACCGAAAGTCAACTGTTAGCACAAATATACAGTGAGCTAGTCAAACTGCGAGAAGATATTAGTAATCTGCAAAAACTTCCAGAGCAAGTGACTCAGATTGAAGAACGTTTGCTCCTCGTGGGCGATATTTATCGCTATCAAGCCTTACAAGATTATTTGTCCACACAACAATGGTTTTACGCCGATAAAGAAACGGTCAATCTGATTATGGTGATCGCTAACGTCAATGATATTGAAGAACTTAGCCCCCACAACATCCGACAGTTTCCCTGTAGTGAGTTGCGGGTAATTGATAATCTCTGGAAAAACTACAGTGGTGGACGCTTTGGTTTTAGCGTACAGTTGGAGATTTATCAGTCCTTAGGTGGAACTCTAGACAGTACCATAGAACAAGATCAAAACTTTACCGAACAGTGGGGTGCTCGTTTAGGATGGAGAGATGGAGTCACGCCAAAACATCCCAGAGGCGATCGTTGGCGCAGTTGCGATGAACTAGACTTTTCTTTAGAAGCTCCTGTAGGTTGTCATCCCTCCCGTTGGTGGAATTCCCCCTATGGCGCTAAAATGACCAACTATTTTCTGCAACGTCTTATGAGTTGCGAGACATGAATAAACCAGTTATCCTTACCGTCGATGATGATCCCGCGGTTTTACAGGCGATCGCCCGGGATCTTCGGGATCATTTTGGTGAACAATTTCGCATTATGCGAGCTGATTCGGGACAAGTTGCTCTAGAGATGCTACATAAACTCGTTTTACGTAATATCCAAGTAGTTTTATTCTTGGTGGATCAGCGGATGCCCATAATGACAGGCGTTGATTTTTTAGAGCAAGCCAGTCAAATCTTTCCAGAAGCAAAACGAGTACTTTTAACCGCTTACGCCGATACCGAAGCCGCTATTAAAGCCATAAACATAGCCAAACTCGACTACTACCTGCTTAAACCCTGGGATCCTCCCCAGGAAAAGCTTTATCCCATACTCGACGACCTAGTAGCCGACTGGCGCGCCCATCTCCAGAGTGAATTCGAAGGAATCAGGGTCATCGGTACGCGTTGGTCAACCGACTCTCATCGCCTCAAAGATTTTCTAGCTCGTAACCAGATACCTTATCGTTGGCTAGATATCGAACGAGACAGTGAAGCTGAAAAACTCCTAGTCTATGCAGAACTAGATTCATCTAATTTACCAGTGGTTTTATTTCCCGATGGCTCTCACCAAATCAAACCCGAGAATCTGGAAATTGCTACTAAAATTGGTCTACAAACCCAAGCCCATCAACCCTTCTACGATCTTATTATCATTGGAGGAGGACCCGGTGGACTCGCAGCTGCGGTTTACGGAGCCTCAGAAGGACTGCGAACGGTCATGATCGAAAGAGAAGCACCAGGAGGACAAGCGGGAACTAGCTCTCGCATTGAGAACTATCTGGGCTTTCCCGTAGGGCTTAGTGGAGGAGATTTAGCCCGTCGCGCCGTAACTCAAGCCAAAAGATTCGGTGTGGAGATCTTAACCCCTCAACAAGCAACTCGAATCCGTCTAGAAAACGACTATCGCATCGTAACCTTACTTGATGGGAGCGAATTGACGAGTCATGGAGTGATTTTAGCTATGGGTGTGTCCTGGCGACGACTAGATCTCCCTGGGATTGAACGCTTTACCGGAGCTGGAGTTTACTACGGAGCCGCTCAAACAGAAGCGATCGCCTGTACGGGTGAAACCGTGTATATAGTAGGAGGTGCCAATTCCGCGGGACAAGCTGCCATGTATTTCTCTCGTTTTGCCAGTCAAGTCATGATGTTGGTGCGCGCAGATTCCCTAACTAAGAGTATGTCCCAGTATCTGATCGAGCAAATTCAAGCTACCGACAATATTCAAGTTTGGACCGAAACTAGCGTGGTTGAAGTGAAAGGCGATCAGCAGTTGACAGAAATTGTGCTTCAAAACTCCCAGACTGGCGAACTGCGTACTCTACCAGCTAAATCTCTATTTATTTTTATTGGTGCGGTTCCAGAAACGGATTGGCTCGATGGACTAATCGCTAGAGACGAAAAAGGCTTCATTCTCACCGGTCCTGCTCTTTCTCGGGCAAAAGCTTGGAATTTAGCTAGAGAGCCCTTTTTACTAGAAACTAACGTTCCCGGTATTTTTGCCGTGGGTGATGTACGTCATGGTTCGGTCAAAAGAGTAGCCTCAGGAGTAGGAGAAGGTAGTATATGCGTTCAGTTCGTGCATCAGTATCTCAGTAACTTATAATTTTATTAAAATGCTTTGTACTACCAAACTCCTCAGTCTCGAACCCTTTCGGTTACTTCCCCAAAGCCAACTAGATTGGATCTGCGATCGCGCCTCAGCGCTTCAAATTACCCCCGGTTCCACACTTTTCCATGAAGGATCCTCACCCCAAGGCTTTTTTATCTTAACTAGTGGTCGCATCAGCATTACCAAACTTAGCGAGGGAATTGAGATGCCCATCGGACAAGATGAAGCACCGGCTTTTTTTGGGGAAATACAGGTATTGACCGGAGAAAACTCCTCTGTGTCGATACACGCTCTCACCGATTGTACTTTTTATCGTCTAGATTGTGGTGATTTTTTAGAATTATTACACGAAGCTCGCGATTTTGAACGCAGTATTTTCCAAGTGGTGGCGCAACGTTCACGGGGACTAGAGTCTTTCATTCGAGGACGGGAAAAAATGGCAGCTTTGGGTACTTTAGCCGCCGGACTCGCTCATGAACTCAATAATCCTACAGCGGCTTTAGTACGTGCTTTTGAGAGTCTCATTCCAGCGATACGTGAACTGGAACATTTAAATTTACTCTATGGTCAACAAAATCCCGATCCAACTGAAACTCGGCAATGGATAGACTTTCGTTGTCAAGGATACGAGGTCATTTTAAATGGTTCCGTTGATTCGATGACTTTAAGCGATCAAGAGGATGAGTTACTGGAATGGTTGGAAGATAAAGGGATCAAAGACGCTTGGAAATTCGCTGAACCCCTAGCTGCGGCAGGTGTTGAAGTAGCTACCATAGAAGCATTCATGGCACCTTGGAACTATCAAACTTCTGAGTTAGAGCAAGGGATTCGCTGGTTAGCTATTTCTTTCGACGTGAGGATGATGATTAACAATGGGAAACTCGGTGCTGAACGAATCTCAACACTCGTTCATTCCATGAAATCATACTCTTATCTTGACCAAGGGGCAAAACAATTTATAGACATTCATGAGGGAATAGACAATACACTGCAGCTATTTTCTTATAAGTTAAAACAGGGTGTAACCGTACTGCGTAAATATGATCGCACTCTACCCCAAATCTCCGCCTATGGTAGTGAACTCAATCAAGTTTGGACCAATCTGATTGATAATGCTCTCGATGGGATGAATGAAACGGGTACCTTGGAAATTATTACTTCCCGAGATGGTGACTATCTGCGCACCGAAATTATTGACTCAGGTACGGGTATTCCTAGTGCGATCGCTTCTCGTATCTTTGAACCTTTTTTCACCACCAAAGAAATGGGTAAAGGATCTGGATTGGGTCTAGATTTAGTGCGTCGTGCCGTGGAAAATCGACATAGAGGTATAGTGACTTTCTCTTCTGTTCCAGGAAGAACCTCTTTTATCGTCTGTTTACCCTTTTCCTCTGAGGAATAAAACCCCAGTTCCGTGTACGATACAGTTAGGTTAAATACTTTAATTGACAATACTATGACTACAGAAGAACTCAACGTAGAAAATATCCTAGAAGAAGACGCTCAAGACAATCCCGTGACTCATGAAGAGATAATTGAAACCGTGATCGCTAGTTTGGAACAAAACAATAGCGCCATGGTTATGCATGAAGACGACGGTCATCTCTGGAAATTTCAGTATGGTTCTGCGGAAATCTTTGTACAGTTAACCGGAGAAACCGACGAGGATTTACTCACGGTTTGGTCTACTGTACTTGATTTACCCGCTAGGAATGAACCCGAATTAATGCGTCATCTCTTGGAAATGAATTGGTCGGGCACTTTTGAAACCTGTTTTGGTATCTTTAATAACCAAGTGGTCGTATTAACTCAACGCACTGTAGCAGAATTGTCTCCAGGAGAAATTTCTCGCGCTGTTACTTTGGTAGCGACAATCGCCGATGATAACGACGAAATCCTTGCCGAAAAGTTTGGTCAGTTAAGCTAAGATCATTCTTAAAGACTAGATTAAGGGCTGACAAAAGTCAGTCCCATTAACCCTCTGTTTATGACTAGAACGATTCAACAAATAACTAAAGATTTAGAGACTCTAGAACAAAAAGTGGCTATAGTTAGCCAAGAAAGTTATCATATATACTCTCAGTATCTAGAATCTTTAAGCGCAGCATTAAGACAACAGTTTATTTTAGCTTCCTATCAGCTTTGTACACAAATTTATCCAGAATACTTTTTAAAACTATCTTATAGTCAAAGAGAACAGCTACAACAAAACTTAATTGAAATTAGTCAAGAAAACTTGCAGGAAATACTAGCAGAAAAGCAGAATATTACTGACGCAACCGAATTAGCGCAATGGCAAGAAAATCTAGAAAACTCAATTACAGTAAAGTTAGACAAAATATCAAAATCAGCTAACGATTGCTTACAAAACGCTAAAATATTTCCCGAAGAAACACCAGAACAAATATTAGAAATGGCTGTAGAAACAGAGGAAAATTTGACAGGAATTAATACGCCTGCTAATTTACTATATTTGTTAATTGATTTAGCAGAAGATGAAACAGAAACCTTAGGAAGTATTCAAAGGATTGCGATAATTTACTTGCGGTTATTAGATTTAGAATTTAGTAGCCCTAACTTAACAGCACAGCGTAGCAAAATTCGCGAAATTAGTGAACAAATTAACCTGCTAGAACAAAAATACCAAAAAAGACTGCGAGAACTAGCGATCGCAGAAGCAGAAGCCGCTTGGCGTTCTAGTTGGCACCTGTGAGTGTTATACAGCCCGATTGGCTAAGATTACAAAAAGCCCTTTCAGTAGAAGTAGAAAATGACTTTATAGACATACAAGGGCGAAACTATCGCTTTAGTGAGTTTCTTAGTCTAAATTTTAGTCAAGTTCCACCCCTAACTAATAGTTTAGATCAGCAACGCTGGCAAAAAAAAGCTCAAGAATTCGCTCAATATTCTCAACTGACTTACGATGAAAGGCGTACTCTAGTAGCAGATACTCGTCGCTTTTTACGACAGCTACAACAAGAAGCAGAGACCACAGTTACACCAACTTCTACTAAGATTGCCAAAACTAGCCTCCCCAGTCAATCGAGGGGAGGAGATATTAAGCTAGAACAACCCCTGACTCAGATAATTGGATCTACTAAAAGCAAGTATTTAGAGCGTTTGGGATTAGTAACGGTTCAGGATGTTTTATTTTACTATCCCCGAGACCACATAGACTACGCGCGTCAAGTCTATATTAAAGATTTGGTAGAAGGAGAAACGGTGACTATTTTGGGGAGAGTTAAACGATGCAACTGCTTTACTAGTCCTAAAAATCAAAAACTGACCATCTTTGAATTAACCTTGAGCGATCGCACTGGGGAGCTTAAACTTAATCGCTATTATCCAGGTAACCGTTACCAAAACCGGGGTTGGCCACAAAAATTAAAGCTTCAGTATCCCATTGGTTCAGCAGTTGCAGCTTCTGGTTTAGTCAAGAAAAATAAATACGGCTTTACCACCTTAGAAAATCCCGAAATAGAACTAATGGATAGTCCCGGTGCTGCGATCGAATCTCCGAAAATTGGGCGTTTATTACCAGTTTATCCGCTAACTGAGGGAGTAGCTGCGGATTTAGTCAGAAATACCGTAATTATAGCTTTAGGAGCGGTCAAGCAAATTAAAGAGACCCTTCCCAGTATGATTTTAGAAAAGTATAGCCTGATGAGATTAACCGAGGCGATCGCTAATATCCATTTTCCCCCGGATTCAACCTCTCTCACTCAAGCCCGCAGACGTCTCGTTTTCGATGAGTTTTTCTACTTACAATTAGCCTTTCTGCGACGCCGTCAATCACAACGTCAGCAAGACAATAGCGCCATTTTCAGTATCAGAGGCGAACTAATCGAACAATTCCAGGAGTTACTACCTTTTGAACTGACTTCAGCCCAAAAAAGAGTCATTCAGGAAATATTGCCAGACTTGGAATCTTCTACCCCGATGAACCGTTTAGTACAGGGAGACGTGGGTTCGGGTAAAACCGTAGTGGGGGTTTTCGCTATTTTAGCAGCTATTCAATCGGGTTATCAAACAGCCCTAATGGCACCTACAGAGGTCTTAGCTGAACAACACTATCATAAGATCGTCACTTGGTTTAACCTGCTGCATCTTCCAGTAGAATTACTCACTGGGTCCACCAAAACAGCGAAGCGACGAGATATTTACGCCCAACTCTCCACAGGAGAACTACCCCTAATCGTGGGAACCCACGCACTCATTCAAGACTCGGTCAACTTTCTCAAATTGGGTTTAGTCGTCATCGATGAACAGCATCGCTTCGGTGTCAATCAGCGCGCTTCTCTCTTAGCTAAGGGTAACTCTCCCCATATTCTGAGTATGACCGCTACCCCCATTCCTCGTACCCTCGCTTTAACCCTTCACGGGGACTTAGACGTGAGTCAAATTGATGAACTACCCCCCGGTCGTCAACCGATTCAAACCACTCTAGTCACGGGGAGACAACGTACCCAAGCTTATGATTTGATCCGACGGGAAATCGCTCAGGGAAGACAAGCTTATATTATCCTTCCCATGATTGAAGAGTCAGAAAAACTCGACGTTCGCGCTGCTGTAGCAGAACATCAAAGACTCTCAGAACAAGTATTTAAAGGCTTTCAAGTCGGTTTACTCCACGGACGCCTGACTTCAGCCGAAAAAGAGCAAAGTTTAAGAGAATTTCGCGAAAGTCAAACTCAGATTATCGTCTCTACTACGGTGATTGAGGTGGGTGTGGACGTCCCCAACGCTACGGTTATGCTCATAGAAAACGCCGAACGCTTTGGTTTATCTCAACTACATCAACTCAGGGGACGCGTGGGTAGAGGGAGTCATAAATCCTATTGTTTGTTGGTGTTGGGGAATAATGCTGTAGAAGCGCGTCAACGTTTGGAAATTCTAGAAAAGTCTCAAGATGGTTTTTTCATCTCGGAAATGGACTTACAATTACGTGGTCCTGGGGAAGTACTGGGGAAACGTCAGTCGGGTTTACCAGATTTCGCCCTTGCTAGTCTGGTGGAGGATCAAGAGGTTCTCAATCTCGCTAGGGACGCAGCAGCAACGCTAATTTTACAAGACCACGAACTAAAAGACTATTTTTCGATACGAAGCGAGTTAGAACGTCGCCTTCAGAAGATGTTGGGCGCAGAAATTTTGAATTGATTCCAAGACTTGTCACTTGCAGAGTTTTTTTATAATACTTATAGACCCAGTTTCTGATTGAGGATCAGCTCAGATGTTCCACCAATCGAAAAAATAAGTATTAGTACTTAAGCAAGTTAAAGAAAATAAAGAGGCAATTATCGTTTAAAATCGCATTTCTAGGACTGTAAATAATGAAACCTAAAAACAACAAAGGATGAATATGAACAAACGTATATTTATCAGTTACCGTCGCAGCGATTCGTTAGATACTACGAGAGCTTTAGCAGAGAGGTTGAAGGCGACTTTTGGGATAGAGTCAATTTTTTTAGATGAAAGCACAATAGACCCAGGGCAACAATGGCCTACAACAATAAGGAAAGCTTTGTCTGGGGCTACAGTTGTACTTGTTGTCATCGGTCCAAGTTGGCTGAGAGCATCTGATGAGAATGGTCAACGACGTTTGGATAATGAATCTGATTGGGTTAGGTGCGAGATTCAGACAGCACTTAAGGATCAAAAAACCATAATTCCTATATTAATTAAAAATACAAATATTCCTCCTTCTGAAGAAATACCTGAACCTCTTAGAGCGTTTTTAAATTATCAATGTTATTTTTTATATGACAATGTATGGGAAGGCCAACTCGAAAATTTAATTACAATTCTTGAAAGTACATATGGCTTTGTTCGTTCTGCGATTTCTAATACTCCATCACCTCAAAATATTCCTCGTAGCGATGTCAAATTTGTGGGAAGAGAAAAAGAAATTGGAGAACTAGATAAACAGTTGATGCGGAACAATCAAGAGCTAGTTGCTATTACAGGTATGGGGGGACTCGGAAAAACAGAACTAGCCATTCAGTATGCACTAAAATATTATGAGGAAAAGATTTATCTGGGGGGTGTATGTTGGTTAAAAGCAACAAGAGCATCTGATTTGAAGCAACAGATGATTGATTTTGCGAAAACTAAAATGAATCTCGATGTTCCAGAAGAATATAAGACAGAAAAGTCCGAGCAAACAGAAGAAAAGAAGTTGGAAACAGACAAGATATTCGCACAATGGTTCTGGCAACGATTTAGATTACAACAAAATCCTCTAGTCTTGGTAATTTTGGATGATGTCACAAATTATCCGCAAGTGAAAAACTATTTACCACCTGTAAGCTCGCACTTTAAAGTATTGATGACAACGCGGTTAAATTTCAAGGGTTATATTCCAGAGCTACCCCTTGAGGTATTACAGGAAGACGCAGCCGTTAATTTATTACGGCAGTGGATAGATGACGATAAGATTGATAGTCAGACAGAACAGGCTAAACGTCTATGTAATTATTTGGGTAAATTACCTTTAGCATTAAACCTAGTAGCAAAATATGTGAGAGATCAGAATATTACCTTAGAAAAAATGCTGATACAACTACAAAACAAGCAATCAATATTGACAGATGAAGCTCTGGGTGTAGATACGAACGACCCAACTATGACGCTCGATATTGATAGGGGGGTTGCGGCGGCTTTTGAGTTAAGTTGGGAATTATTAACTGATATAGCGAAACAGTTAGCTATTTTACTGAGTTTACTACCTTTTACGCTCTATGAATGGCGATTTGTCGAAGAAAAAATATCGGCTTTGACTTCAGTGCCTTGGCAATTGGTACAAGCACAATCAAACGAAGTCAGAAAAGCGAGAAATCAGTTAGAGCAACTCAATC
This DNA window, taken from Gloeocapsa sp. PCC 73106, encodes the following:
- a CDS encoding GUN4 domain-containing protein encodes the protein MDNPDNKTESQLLAQIYSELVKLREDISNLQKLPEQVTQIEERLLLVGDIYRYQALQDYLSTQQWFYADKETVNLIMVIANVNDIEELSPHNIRQFPCSELRVIDNLWKNYSGGRFGFSVQLEIYQSLGGTLDSTIEQDQNFTEQWGARLGWRDGVTPKHPRGDRWRSCDELDFSLEAPVGCHPSRWWNSPYGAKMTNYFLQRLMSCET
- a CDS encoding FAD-dependent oxidoreductase encodes the protein MNKPVILTVDDDPAVLQAIARDLRDHFGEQFRIMRADSGQVALEMLHKLVLRNIQVVLFLVDQRMPIMTGVDFLEQASQIFPEAKRVLLTAYADTEAAIKAINIAKLDYYLLKPWDPPQEKLYPILDDLVADWRAHLQSEFEGIRVIGTRWSTDSHRLKDFLARNQIPYRWLDIERDSEAEKLLVYAELDSSNLPVVLFPDGSHQIKPENLEIATKIGLQTQAHQPFYDLIIIGGGPGGLAAAVYGASEGLRTVMIEREAPGGQAGTSSRIENYLGFPVGLSGGDLARRAVTQAKRFGVEILTPQQATRIRLENDYRIVTLLDGSELTSHGVILAMGVSWRRLDLPGIERFTGAGVYYGAAQTEAIACTGETVYIVGGANSAGQAAMYFSRFASQVMMLVRADSLTKSMSQYLIEQIQATDNIQVWTETSVVEVKGDQQLTEIVLQNSQTGELRTLPAKSLFIFIGAVPETDWLDGLIARDEKGFILTGPALSRAKAWNLAREPFLLETNVPGIFAVGDVRHGSVKRVASGVGEGSICVQFVHQYLSNL
- a CDS encoding ATP-binding protein → MLCTTKLLSLEPFRLLPQSQLDWICDRASALQITPGSTLFHEGSSPQGFFILTSGRISITKLSEGIEMPIGQDEAPAFFGEIQVLTGENSSVSIHALTDCTFYRLDCGDFLELLHEARDFERSIFQVVAQRSRGLESFIRGREKMAALGTLAAGLAHELNNPTAALVRAFESLIPAIRELEHLNLLYGQQNPDPTETRQWIDFRCQGYEVILNGSVDSMTLSDQEDELLEWLEDKGIKDAWKFAEPLAAAGVEVATIEAFMAPWNYQTSELEQGIRWLAISFDVRMMINNGKLGAERISTLVHSMKSYSYLDQGAKQFIDIHEGIDNTLQLFSYKLKQGVTVLRKYDRTLPQISAYGSELNQVWTNLIDNALDGMNETGTLEIITSRDGDYLRTEIIDSGTGIPSAIASRIFEPFFTTKEMGKGSGLGLDLVRRAVENRHRGIVTFSSVPGRTSFIVCLPFSSEE
- a CDS encoding YbjN domain-containing protein, coding for MTTEELNVENILEEDAQDNPVTHEEIIETVIASLEQNNSAMVMHEDDGHLWKFQYGSAEIFVQLTGETDEDLLTVWSTVLDLPARNEPELMRHLLEMNWSGTFETCFGIFNNQVVVLTQRTVAELSPGEISRAVTLVATIADDNDEILAEKFGQLS
- the recG gene encoding ATP-dependent DNA helicase RecG, giving the protein MSVIQPDWLRLQKALSVEVENDFIDIQGRNYRFSEFLSLNFSQVPPLTNSLDQQRWQKKAQEFAQYSQLTYDERRTLVADTRRFLRQLQQEAETTVTPTSTKIAKTSLPSQSRGGDIKLEQPLTQIIGSTKSKYLERLGLVTVQDVLFYYPRDHIDYARQVYIKDLVEGETVTILGRVKRCNCFTSPKNQKLTIFELTLSDRTGELKLNRYYPGNRYQNRGWPQKLKLQYPIGSAVAASGLVKKNKYGFTTLENPEIELMDSPGAAIESPKIGRLLPVYPLTEGVAADLVRNTVIIALGAVKQIKETLPSMILEKYSLMRLTEAIANIHFPPDSTSLTQARRRLVFDEFFYLQLAFLRRRQSQRQQDNSAIFSIRGELIEQFQELLPFELTSAQKRVIQEILPDLESSTPMNRLVQGDVGSGKTVVGVFAILAAIQSGYQTALMAPTEVLAEQHYHKIVTWFNLLHLPVELLTGSTKTAKRRDIYAQLSTGELPLIVGTHALIQDSVNFLKLGLVVIDEQHRFGVNQRASLLAKGNSPHILSMTATPIPRTLALTLHGDLDVSQIDELPPGRQPIQTTLVTGRQRTQAYDLIRREIAQGRQAYIILPMIEESEKLDVRAAVAEHQRLSEQVFKGFQVGLLHGRLTSAEKEQSLREFRESQTQIIVSTTVIEVGVDVPNATVMLIENAERFGLSQLHQLRGRVGRGSHKSYCLLVLGNNAVEARQRLEILEKSQDGFFISEMDLQLRGPGEVLGKRQSGLPDFALASLVEDQEVLNLARDAAATLILQDHELKDYFSIRSELERRLQKMLGAEILN
- a CDS encoding toll/interleukin-1 receptor domain-containing protein — translated: MNKRIFISYRRSDSLDTTRALAERLKATFGIESIFLDESTIDPGQQWPTTIRKALSGATVVLVVIGPSWLRASDENGQRRLDNESDWVRCEIQTALKDQKTIIPILIKNTNIPPSEEIPEPLRAFLNYQCYFLYDNVWEGQLENLITILESTYGFVRSAISNTPSPQNIPRSDVKFVGREKEIGELDKQLMRNNQELVAITGMGGLGKTELAIQYALKYYEEKIYLGGVCWLKATRASDLKQQMIDFAKTKMNLDVPEEYKTEKSEQTEEKKLETDKIFAQWFWQRFRLQQNPLVLVILDDVTNYPQVKNYLPPVSSHFKVLMTTRLNFKGYIPELPLEVLQEDAAVNLLRQWIDDDKIDSQTEQAKRLCNYLGKLPLALNLVAKYVRDQNITLEKMLIQLQNKQSILTDEALGVDTNDPTMTLDIDRGVAAAFELSWELLTDIAKQLAILLSLLPFTLYEWRFVEEKISALTSVPWQLVQAQSNEVRKARNQLEQLNLLQGENRYQLHSLIREFFRLKLVKYERGDQVKGIIGMVDLDPNKAILPANFSRLPTVNDFVGYPGCYVACYSHTKEGSQYSVGGNIYVMGQIRVEGRYEGRICKPKGYETADISAEPKFKELCAEKLPEVCQDDSCWAGGDTGGFLGL